Proteins encoded by one window of Cylindrospermum stagnale PCC 7417:
- the eno gene encoding phosphopyruvate hydratase, translating into MTKFLDTAIEAIVAREILDSRGRPTVEAEVHLANGVVGLAQVPSGASTGTFEAHELRDGDKSRYGGKGVLKAVQNIKEALAPKLLNLDVLNQELLDRTMIAVDGSANKSNLGANAILAVSLAAAKAGAESLEIPLYRYLGSPLANLLPVPLMNVINGGAHAANNVDFQEFMIVPIGAPSFKEALRWGAEVFATLSQVLDEKGLLTGVGDEGGFAPNLESNQVALELLVAAIKKAGYKPGEQVALALDVAASEFYKNGQYVYDGKPHTPGEFVDYLGQLVDEYPIVSIEDGLHEEDWQSWQLLTQKLGSRVQLVGDDLFVTNATRLQKGIEQKAGNSILIKLNQIGSLTETLETIDLATRNGFRSVISHRSGETEDTTIADLAVATRAGQIKTGSLCRSERVAKYNRLLRIEDELGDRAVYAGSVGLGPK; encoded by the coding sequence ATGACTAAATTTCTAGATACCGCCATTGAGGCCATTGTCGCCCGCGAAATTCTCGACTCACGGGGTAGACCAACAGTTGAAGCCGAAGTACATTTGGCAAATGGGGTTGTGGGACTAGCGCAGGTTCCCAGCGGTGCATCTACTGGTACTTTTGAGGCTCACGAACTGCGGGATGGCGACAAAAGCCGTTACGGGGGTAAAGGGGTACTCAAGGCGGTGCAAAATATCAAAGAGGCACTTGCACCAAAATTATTAAACTTGGATGTCCTCAACCAAGAACTGCTAGACCGAACAATGATTGCTGTGGATGGTTCGGCGAACAAATCCAATTTGGGCGCGAATGCGATTTTGGCGGTTTCCCTAGCAGCAGCGAAAGCCGGCGCTGAATCTTTAGAAATTCCCCTATATCGCTATTTGGGTAGCCCTTTGGCGAATTTGTTGCCAGTACCCTTGATGAACGTAATTAACGGTGGGGCCCATGCTGCCAACAACGTTGATTTTCAAGAGTTTATGATTGTGCCTATCGGTGCCCCTTCCTTCAAGGAAGCTTTGCGCTGGGGTGCGGAAGTATTTGCTACCCTCAGCCAAGTTTTAGATGAGAAGGGTTTACTCACTGGTGTAGGGGATGAAGGCGGTTTTGCTCCTAACCTAGAGTCTAATCAGGTGGCTTTGGAATTGTTGGTGGCGGCGATTAAGAAGGCTGGATACAAGCCAGGTGAACAAGTGGCTTTGGCCTTGGATGTGGCGGCTAGTGAGTTTTACAAGAATGGGCAGTATGTCTATGATGGTAAACCCCATACTCCTGGTGAATTTGTTGATTATTTAGGTCAATTGGTTGACGAATATCCAATTGTGTCCATTGAGGATGGTTTGCACGAGGAAGATTGGCAAAGTTGGCAATTGCTCACCCAAAAGTTAGGTTCACGGGTGCAGTTGGTTGGGGATGATTTGTTTGTCACCAACGCCACCCGCTTACAAAAAGGGATTGAGCAAAAAGCTGGTAACTCAATTTTGATTAAGCTGAATCAAATTGGTTCGCTGACGGAAACTTTAGAAACGATTGATTTGGCAACTCGTAACGGTTTCCGGTCGGTGATTAGCCATCGTTCTGGTGAAACTGAAGACACGACTATTGCTGATTTAGCTGTGGCTACTCGTGCCGGTCAAATTAAAACTGGTTCTCTGTGTCGCAGCGAACGGGTAGCAAAATACAATCGCTTGTTGCGGATTGAGGATGAATTAGGCGATCGCGCCGTTTATGCTGGATCTGTAGGTTTGGGGCCGAAGTAG
- the gloA gene encoding lactoylglutathione lyase: protein MRLLHTMLRVGNLQESLKFYCELLGMKLLRQKDYPGGEFTLAFVGYGEESEQAVIELTYNWGVDKYELGNAYGHIALGVDDIYATCEEIKNRGGKVVREPGPMKHGSTVIAFVEDPDGYKIELIQLGSQGSAAKQESPEQLVTQ from the coding sequence ATGCGATTACTACACACCATGCTGCGGGTAGGCAACCTGCAAGAATCTCTGAAATTTTACTGTGAACTCCTGGGGATGAAATTGCTACGACAAAAAGATTATCCAGGGGGAGAATTTACCCTCGCTTTTGTCGGCTATGGAGAGGAAAGCGAGCAGGCAGTGATCGAACTAACCTACAATTGGGGAGTGGATAAGTACGAATTGGGTAATGCTTACGGTCATATTGCCCTTGGCGTTGATGATATTTACGCCACCTGTGAGGAAATTAAAAATCGTGGCGGTAAAGTTGTCCGAGAACCAGGGCCAATGAAACACGGTTCGACGGTAATTGCTTTTGTCGAAGATCCAGATGGGTATAAAATAGAACTGATTCAATTGGGAAGTCAAGGCTCTGCTGCCAAACAGGAATCTCCAGAGCAGCTAGTGACACAGTAA
- a CDS encoding type II toxin-antitoxin system HicB family antitoxin — translation MNKKSITAIIHTGDEFGYVAECVEISVVTQGDTLDEVVKNLTDAVFLHLEGENPEDFGLIEHPAIRFIFELQPVYA, via the coding sequence ATGAACAAAAAAAGTATTACAGCCATAATTCATACAGGTGATGAGTTTGGCTATGTTGCAGAGTGTGTAGAAATTTCTGTTGTTACCCAAGGGGATACTTTGGATGAAGTTGTGAAAAATCTTACTGATGCAGTTTTTTTGCATTTAGAAGGAGAAAATCCAGAGGATTTCGGATTAATTGAGCATCCCGCTATTCGCTTTATATTTGAATTACAGCCGGTTTATGCCTAA
- a CDS encoding LolA family protein, protein MKPTLTAIAFFSVLAMLAGKVNAIPPESSLQITASKATNISQAKEKLDLELLAKAITSFLQSDRYLTESESLVSAKTNGFDFNINVQTKTLAQSGRKFRSQITFTPQDAKAKLDYLVISDGKQVWIYRPDLKQYAITSYAAFKESFFIGISSLAFVEIPEDTRKSIVETDSSKDIVQEFGLTNDSGLKEEKRTVDREELTVYSYTDTKDGFNFSGFFQPVTATLKQIQMGGNSEGLDILITETIIQRTANPTIDAQTFKFSPPPGAKKVRSLSISPF, encoded by the coding sequence ATGAAACCTACACTTACAGCAATTGCATTTTTTAGCGTCCTTGCCATGCTGGCAGGTAAAGTTAATGCTATACCGCCTGAAAGCTCCCTACAGATTACAGCGAGCAAGGCGACAAACATCAGTCAGGCTAAGGAAAAACTGGATTTGGAACTGCTAGCTAAGGCGATTACCAGCTTTTTGCAGAGCGATCGCTATCTGACAGAATCTGAATCCTTGGTGAGCGCCAAGACAAACGGCTTCGATTTCAATATTAACGTTCAAACTAAAACTCTCGCCCAATCAGGTAGAAAGTTTCGCTCCCAGATTACCTTTACCCCACAAGATGCAAAAGCAAAACTTGACTATTTGGTGATTTCTGATGGTAAACAAGTTTGGATTTACAGACCTGACTTAAAACAATACGCCATAACTTCCTATGCAGCTTTCAAAGAATCATTTTTCATTGGTATCTCCTCCTTGGCTTTTGTAGAAATCCCTGAAGATACTAGAAAATCAATTGTTGAAACCGATTCATCAAAGGACATTGTCCAAGAATTTGGTTTAACTAACGATTCAGGGCTAAAAGAAGAAAAACGCACAGTTGATCGCGAGGAATTGACTGTCTACAGTTACACTGATACCAAGGATGGATTTAACTTCAGTGGCTTTTTCCAGCCAGTAACTGCAACTCTCAAGCAAATCCAAATGGGCGGTAACAGCGAAGGTTTGGATATTCTGATTACCGAAACAATTATTCAGAGAACTGCAAATCCAACTATCGACGCCCAGACTTTCAAATTTTCACCACCACCAGGTGCAAAAAAAGTAAGGTCTCTTTCGATTAGCCCTTTTTGA
- a CDS encoding type II toxin-antitoxin system HicA family toxin gives MPKLRRLSAQETIEIFNQFGFEIISQKGSHVKLRRLGETGKQTLTIPNHKQLDLGTCRAIYRQATKYISESDLYDYFYE, from the coding sequence ATGCCTAAGTTGAGAAGATTATCCGCACAGGAAACTATTGAGATTTTCAATCAATTTGGTTTTGAAATTATTAGCCAAAAAGGCAGTCATGTTAAATTGCGGAGATTAGGAGAAACTGGAAAACAAACATTAACAATACCTAATCATAAGCAGTTGGATTTAGGTACTTGTCGGGCAATTTATCGTCAAGCGACTAAATATATTTCCGAATCAGATTTATATGATTATTTTTATGAATAA
- the argC gene encoding N-acetyl-gamma-glutamyl-phosphate reductase yields the protein MGNFRRVPVGIVGASGYGGVQLVRLLMDHPELELVYLGGESSAGKSFGDLYPHLAHIVNLPIEAVEPEIIAHRCEVVFLSLPNGLACQIAPQLLEKGCKVLDLSADYRFSDLATYTSWYGKDRSDRTTAATAVYGLPELYRDRIAEAQLIGCPGCYPTASLLALSPLLKQGLIVPETAIIDAKSGTSGGGRQAKVNLLLAEADNSLAAYGVARHRHTPEIEQICSELAGHEVTIQFTPHLIPMVRGILATVYATLRDPGLVRDDLITIFSAFYRNCPWVRICNSGVYPQTKWANGSNLCYIGVEVDPRTGRVIVMSAIDNLIKGQAGQAIQCLNIMMGWDETLGLPKLGFYP from the coding sequence CGGTGCATCAGGCTATGGCGGAGTGCAACTAGTCCGACTCTTAATGGATCATCCAGAACTCGAACTGGTTTATTTAGGTGGTGAGAGCAGTGCGGGAAAATCCTTTGGCGATCTCTACCCCCATCTGGCACATATAGTCAACTTACCAATTGAGGCGGTAGAACCAGAAATAATTGCTCACCGCTGTGAAGTCGTGTTTCTTTCTCTACCCAATGGTTTGGCTTGCCAAATCGCTCCCCAACTGCTGGAAAAAGGCTGTAAGGTACTCGATCTGAGTGCGGACTACCGATTCAGTGATTTGGCAACTTATACAAGTTGGTATGGTAAAGACCGAAGCGATCGCACCACAGCGGCCACAGCAGTTTATGGATTACCAGAACTTTATCGCGATCGCATCGCTGAAGCCCAACTCATTGGCTGTCCTGGTTGCTATCCCACCGCCAGCCTGCTAGCACTGTCGCCACTTCTAAAGCAAGGCTTAATCGTGCCGGAAACAGCGATCATCGATGCCAAATCTGGCACATCTGGCGGCGGAAGACAAGCCAAAGTCAACTTGTTGCTAGCCGAAGCAGATAACTCCCTCGCCGCCTATGGTGTAGCCCGTCACCGCCACACCCCAGAAATTGAGCAGATTTGCAGCGAATTAGCCGGACACGAAGTCACCATCCAATTTACACCCCACCTAATCCCAATGGTGCGGGGAATTTTGGCAACCGTATACGCCACACTGCGCGATCCTGGTCTAGTGCGAGATGACTTAATCACAATTTTCTCCGCCTTTTACCGCAACTGTCCTTGGGTGAGAATTTGTAATAGCGGTGTTTACCCCCAAACCAAATGGGCGAATGGCAGCAATCTTTGTTATATCGGTGTAGAAGTTGACCCGCGCACTGGCCGTGTAATCGTCATGTCAGCTATCGACAACTTAATTAAAGGCCAGGCGGGTCAAGCAATTCAGTGTCTAAACATCATGATGGGCTGGGATGAAACTCTTGGATTACCCAAGTTAGGATTTTATCCCTAA